The DNA region GTGGACAAAACTCCAAAGCGTATCTGCGTTCGTGTGGTTTTCCATTGACAAACCCACACGAACACAGATAAAGTCAATGAATTCAACATCATGTGATGCCAGTCACTGACGGATTTCCCAGGACTTTACGCAACGGAGGGTATGTGTTCGCCGAGGAGCGCCAGCAGAAGATTGCCGAGCTTGTAGCCGGCAGCGGCCGGGTCAGCGTGACCCTGCTCGCGGAGCGCTTCCGCATCACTACCGAAACCGTCCGCCGGGACCTTGCCACACTGGAGACCGCCGGCACTGTCCGCCGCGTCCACGGCGGCGCCGTGGCAGCCGACCGCTTCAGCACCACCGAAGAAAGCATCAACGAACGGGCCGTCCAGCGTCCGGACCAGAAAATGCGCATCGCCCAGGCAGCCCTTGACCTCATCCCGCAGAACTCCCCGGGCAGCGTCCTGATCGACGGCGGCACCACCACCGAGGTCCTGGCCGACCTGCTGTCCCGCCGCACCGCCGTCGAACCTTCAGGGGCAACGGAACCCGGGGCTGAACTTGTGGTGATCACCCATGCGGTCCCGATTGCCGCAAAGCTCTCCAGCACCCCGGGAATCGCCCTGCAGATCCTGGGCGGCCGGGTGCGCGGGCTGACCCAGGCAGCCGTAGGGCAGGCAACTGTGGAGGCCGCCCAGCGGATCCGCCCGGACATCGCATTCATCGGTACCAACGGCATCCACGCGAGCTTCGGCCTCAGCACTCCCGATCCTGAAGAAGCCGCCGTCAAGGCAGCCTTCGTCCATTCGGCCCGCCGCATCGTGGTGCTGGCCGATTCCACCAAGCTGGACGCGGAAACCCTGGTCCAGTTCGCCTCCCTGAAAGATCTGGATACCTTGATTACAGACAGCGAACCCAGCCCCGAACTTTCCGCCGCCCTCGCGGAGGCCGGCGTTGACGTGGTGATCGCATGATCGTCACGCTCACTGCCAACCCCAGCCTGGACCGCACCGTGGCCCTGCCTGGACCGCTGGAACGCGGCGAGGTGCAGCGCGCCGTCTCCGTCAGCCAGGAATCAGGCGGCAAGGGCGTCAACGTGTCCCGTGCCTTGGTGGCCTCCGGCCTGGAAACCCTCGCCGTGCTCCCCGGAGCAGCCAGCGATCCTGTCTTGGCCGGACTGCACGACGGCGGCGTTCCGTTCGCCGCCCTCCCCATTGGCGAGCCGCTGCGCACCAATGTCGCCCTCACCGAGCCGGGTGGCGTCACCACCAAAATCAACGAACCGGGACCACTCCTGAGCACAGACCAGCAGGAAGCGCTGATCGCGCTGCTGCTGGAACGCTCGCGCGGCGCCAGCTGGGTGGTCCTGGCCGGTTCGCTGCCGCCGGGCTTCCCGGCCGACTTCTACGCCACCGTGACCCGGCGGCTGCGTACCGCCGCCGGTGACGGCAAAATGCTGAGCGGAGTGCGCATCGCCGTCGACTCCTCCGGCGAACCACTCGCCGGCGCCGTCTCCGGCAGCTCGCTGGACGGCGTGTCCGGGAAACCGGACCTCCTCAAACCCAACGCCGAAGAACTGGCGGAACTGGCTGCAGCAGCCGGCTTCGCCACGGCGTCCACCGCTGACGAACTTGAAGCGGATCCGGCGGCTGCAGCAGCAGCGGCCGCCGCCGTAGTGCGTTCTGGTGTGGGTGCTGTACTGGCAACTCTCGGATCCAAGGGAGCTGTTCTGGTAACGGCCGACGGCGCGTGGCTGGCCACGCATCAGCCGGTCGCCGCGGTCAGTACTGTCGGTGCGGGCGATTCCTCGCTGGCCGGCTACCTGCTCGCCCACGGCCAGGGCGCCGCCCCGGCCGATTGCCTCCGTCAGGCTGTGGCACACGGTGCCGCCGCCGCTTCGCTGCCGGGTTCCACTGTCCCGGCAGTCCACCAAACCACCCCGGATGCCGTAACCATCACGGCCCTTCGAAAGGATTGACAGTGACTCAGCTCATCACCACCGACCTGGTCGAGCTCGACCAGAACCTGGGCAGCTCGCCCGAGGACGTGATCCGGCACCTGGCCAGCAAAGTAGCTGCCAGCGGCCGCGCCACCGAGGCGGAAGGCCTCTTCACGGACGCCTTCGCCCGTGAACAGAAGACGGCCACGGGCGTTCCGGGCGGCATTGCCATCCCGCACTGCCGCTCCACCGCCGTCACCGTGCCCACTCTGGCCATGGCCCGGCTCTCCCAGCCCGTTGACTTCGGCGCCAAGGACGGCCCGGCGGACCTCATCTTCTTCATTGCCGCTCCTGAAGGCGCGGACCAGGAGCACCTCAAGCTCCTGTCCAAGCTGGCCCGGTCGCTGATCAAGAAGGACTTCACCGGAGCGCTGCGGGCTGCCTCTTCGCGCGAGGAAATCGTCGAGCTGGTGGAGGGTGCGCTGGCAGACAAGCCGGCCGCCCACGCCGCTCCTGCATCTGATTCTGCATCTGATTCTGCACCCGCCGGTGCTGCTGCTGCCGGCGCCGGCGCTGCTGGCCGGCCGAAGCGCCTGGTGGCTGTGACAGCGTGCCCCACCGGCATCGCCCACACGTACATGGCCGCCGATTCACTGGTCGCCGCTGCCCAGGAAGTGGGCGTGGACCTGCAGGTGGAGACCCAGGGCTCCTCGGGCGCCAAGCCCCTGGACCCGGCAGTCATTGCCGCCGCTGACGCCGTGATTTTCGCGGTGGACGTGGATGTGCGCGGCAAGGAACGCTTTGCCGGCAAGCCCGTCATCAACGCGCCCGTCAAGCGCGGCATCGACGAGCCCGCCAAGATGGTCCAGGAGGCTCTCGCCGCCGCGGACAACCCCAACGCACGCCGCGTTCCGCATTTCGGTGCCGAGGAGCAGGCTCAGAACGCGGAGATGGAAAAGGGCGAGCACATCGGCCAGAAGCTGAAGAAGGCCCTGCTCACCGGCGTCAGCTACATGATCCCGTTTGTCGCCGGTGGCGGCCTGCTGATCGCCCTGGGCTTCCTTCTGGCTGGTTTCGACATCGCCCTGGGAACCAAAGCCAACGACATCCTGGCAGCCAACACGCTGTTCAATCTTCCCGATGGCAATCTCGCCTTGTATCTGGGCACGGTCGCCTTCAAGATCGGCGCTTTGTCCATGGGCTTCCTGGTGCCCGCACTGGCTGGCTACATCGCCTACGCGATCGCTGATCGGCCAGGCATCGCCCCGGGCTTCGTTGCCGGTGCCGTAGCCGGATTTATGGGTGCAGGCTTCCTCGGCGGCATCGTCGGCGGCCTGCTGGCCGGCTACATCGCGCACGTGATCGGCACCTGGCAGGTACCGCGCTGGCTCCGCGGCCTGATGCCCGTTGTCATCATTCCCCTGCTGGCCTCCATCGTTGCCTCCGGCCTGATGTTCCTGATTCTCGGCGGTCCCATCGCCGGCCTCACCACCGCCCTTAACGGTTGGCTCTCGGGCATGTCAGGTGCGTCCGCGATCATCCTCGGAATCATCCTTGGCCTCATGATGTGCTTCGACCTCGGCGGCCCGGTCAACAAGGTTGCCTATGCCTTCGCTGTTGCAGGCCTGAGCGCCGGCAGCGCAACCAACCAGGCACCGTGGCAGATCATGGCAACCGTGATGGCTGCCGGCATGGTCCCGCCGCTGGCGATGGCCCTGGCCACCGTCCTGGACAAGAGGCTCTTCAGCCTGGCCGAGCGAGAGAACGGCAAGGCAGCCTGGCTGCTGGGCGCATCCTTCATCTCTGAAGGTGCCATTCCGTTCGCTGCAGCCGATCCGCTCCGCGTCATCCCCGCCAGCATGGTGGGCGGTGCACTTACCGGTGCCCTCTGCATGGCCACCGGCGTCACGTCGCAGGCGCCCCACGGCGGTATCTTCGTGTTCTTCGCCATCGGCAACCTGCTGATGTTCGTGGTTTCGATCGTTGCCGGAACCATTGTCAGCGCGCTGGCAGTCATCGCGCTCAAGCGCTGGGCCGTCCGCGAGCCCGCTGCTAGCGTGGAGTCCGTTCCCGCAACGGTCTGATCCGGCCCCACTCACTACCTATCCACGGCGCTGACCAACAGCCAGCCGAAAGTCAAAAGGAGAAAAAATGTCAGAACGCACCGCAACCGTCGCCAGCCGTGTAGGCCTTCACGCCCGCCCCGCCGCCATCTTTGCCGAGGCCGCCGGCGAGTTCGACCTGGACATCACCATCGCCCGCCAAGGCGAGCCGGCTGACGAAGCAATGGACGCCGCGAGCATCCTGTCCCTGATGAGCCTCGGCGCGTCCCACGGCGACGTTGTTGTGCTCCGTGCAGAAGGCAGCGGCGCAGACGACGCCCTTGACCGCCTGGTCCAGATCCTGGAAACGGATCACGACGCCGAGTAGCGGCTTCACGTCAACGGCCGCCGTCGCGCCTCTCCCCTGTTGGGGACTGGCGCGGCGGCGGCCGTTGACGTTTAAGGCCCTCCACGCCGCTGCCTAGGCCCGCTCCGCGATGTCCTTGACTTCGGCGACGAGCAGGTCCCACATGCCCTTCGAGTGTTGGGCAGCCTCTTCACTGGCATTGTTGTCCTGCGACAGCGTGAACCGCGTTTTGCCGTCCTGGTCCTCGAGCGTCCAGGTGAGCGTGTGATAGTTCTCCGGGGCGTCTTCGTCGCCGCTCAAGGCGCTGAAATGGGTGTGGACCAGGCGCTGCCCCGGTTCAAATTCGAGAATGTACCCTTTGTCCTCGTAATCCTTGCCCTCCCACTCTCCCCGCCACACGATGGGGCCGCCCACCGTCCAGTCAGTCACAAGCTCGGTCCCGAACATGAATTCCTTGACGGCCGCCGGGTCCGTTATGACGTCCCAGACACGGCTCGGCGGAGCATCAATGGTGACGGTGGACGTTGCCACATGGTTGCCTGCCACGGCGTTCCCCTTCCTGGCTGTTGGAGCGGGAGGTCCGCCCGGCACCGAGACTACTCCTGGGGCGAATGTGGCGACAGGGCGGACGCCGATGCCTGTTCATGAGGGAATCCGGCCAGAGCAGCCGCGGAACTGCTTCCCGGCGCGGCCGTGTAGGTCAGGATCCGGTGGCCGGAATCATCCGGCACGGTCAGGACCTCAAACCCCAGCTCCAAAGGCCCAAGTTCCGGGTGGTTCAGGGTCTTCTGACCTGACATGCAGTTTTCCACAGGATGCTCCGCCCACATCACCGCAAACTCAGGGCTTTTCAGC from Arthrobacter pascens includes:
- a CDS encoding DeoR/GlpR family DNA-binding transcription regulator, whose amino-acid sequence is MFAEERQQKIAELVAGSGRVSVTLLAERFRITTETVRRDLATLETAGTVRRVHGGAVAADRFSTTEESINERAVQRPDQKMRIAQAALDLIPQNSPGSVLIDGGTTTEVLADLLSRRTAVEPSGATEPGAELVVITHAVPIAAKLSSTPGIALQILGGRVRGLTQAAVGQATVEAAQRIRPDIAFIGTNGIHASFGLSTPDPEEAAVKAAFVHSARRIVVLADSTKLDAETLVQFASLKDLDTLITDSEPSPELSAALAEAGVDVVIA
- a CDS encoding 1-phosphofructokinase family hexose kinase, producing MIVTLTANPSLDRTVALPGPLERGEVQRAVSVSQESGGKGVNVSRALVASGLETLAVLPGAASDPVLAGLHDGGVPFAALPIGEPLRTNVALTEPGGVTTKINEPGPLLSTDQQEALIALLLERSRGASWVVLAGSLPPGFPADFYATVTRRLRTAAGDGKMLSGVRIAVDSSGEPLAGAVSGSSLDGVSGKPDLLKPNAEELAELAAAAGFATASTADELEADPAAAAAAAAAVVRSGVGAVLATLGSKGAVLVTADGAWLATHQPVAAVSTVGAGDSSLAGYLLAHGQGAAPADCLRQAVAHGAAAASLPGSTVPAVHQTTPDAVTITALRKD
- a CDS encoding PTS fructose transporter subunit IIABC; its protein translation is MTQLITTDLVELDQNLGSSPEDVIRHLASKVAASGRATEAEGLFTDAFAREQKTATGVPGGIAIPHCRSTAVTVPTLAMARLSQPVDFGAKDGPADLIFFIAAPEGADQEHLKLLSKLARSLIKKDFTGALRAASSREEIVELVEGALADKPAAHAAPASDSASDSAPAGAAAAGAGAAGRPKRLVAVTACPTGIAHTYMAADSLVAAAQEVGVDLQVETQGSSGAKPLDPAVIAAADAVIFAVDVDVRGKERFAGKPVINAPVKRGIDEPAKMVQEALAAADNPNARRVPHFGAEEQAQNAEMEKGEHIGQKLKKALLTGVSYMIPFVAGGGLLIALGFLLAGFDIALGTKANDILAANTLFNLPDGNLALYLGTVAFKIGALSMGFLVPALAGYIAYAIADRPGIAPGFVAGAVAGFMGAGFLGGIVGGLLAGYIAHVIGTWQVPRWLRGLMPVVIIPLLASIVASGLMFLILGGPIAGLTTALNGWLSGMSGASAIILGIILGLMMCFDLGGPVNKVAYAFAVAGLSAGSATNQAPWQIMATVMAAGMVPPLAMALATVLDKRLFSLAERENGKAAWLLGASFISEGAIPFAAADPLRVIPASMVGGALTGALCMATGVTSQAPHGGIFVFFAIGNLLMFVVSIVAGTIVSALAVIALKRWAVREPAASVESVPATV
- a CDS encoding HPr family phosphocarrier protein; this encodes MSERTATVASRVGLHARPAAIFAEAAGEFDLDITIARQGEPADEAMDAASILSLMSLGASHGDVVVLRAEGSGADDALDRLVQILETDHDAE
- a CDS encoding SRPBCC family protein, with amino-acid sequence MAGNHVATSTVTIDAPPSRVWDVITDPAAVKEFMFGTELVTDWTVGGPIVWRGEWEGKDYEDKGYILEFEPGQRLVHTHFSALSGDEDAPENYHTLTWTLEDQDGKTRFTLSQDNNASEEAAQHSKGMWDLLVAEVKDIAERA